The following proteins are encoded in a genomic region of Micropterus dolomieu isolate WLL.071019.BEF.003 ecotype Adirondacks linkage group LG04, ASM2129224v1, whole genome shotgun sequence:
- the cep170ab gene encoding centrosomal protein of 170 kDa isoform X3 — protein MNDKLRFGYDTNLFTVVRGEMHIPEEALKHEKFSSQLQLSQKKPPDGESSKSEGKPSEAAAAQVCEGAAKPPEASRVDDKTTGDLAVLHRGTPLYGQPAWWGDGDADDQQPGRPEEKSSDRKQEKVETDSKKSTEAPKSTSNQEPSYFEIPTKDTPSTGKVSGEAPSQEQEAGASSGAEPTHGHASFTIEFDPGATGKATVKDRVAKVGPETRPRPKRAVGEELSPLQTAMVAAEVKVADWLAQNELPLALKDTVAEDDGESVKSDVPVQLKSLKGSKHEDGTQSDSENALGEQRRAATMEEHSWGLWGGAGMKIREGRANVPEGLFAEEDSPARRRKSSTSKVASGFVERRRGSAPHQQSGRDECYHHRDDYSDRGTYTIELENGDQEEEEARKMIDKVFGVDEQQAVCVSRVGVADQRERFTSQRSGTGDRGKPGRMETEVLPEELMVGGPRWVSQWATLAASHIRTDPEGSGGESHIMVTEDRAEISESSHSISERKRRTLPQLPGEELILGRRTPGSGLRTDMGEKQDTELQEKENQGEKIARGKNRPGHGTGGVGSHGGSPSRSSPAKSQDSGGGRSGQSGVLTKLPPRPLTSGEKRMEEARRRKKEEEKSRESSGKPLLRQESFTVEKPSSNVPIELIPRIDGLTHSRTQSRESGIDSTTLQKDSEAVAAFLETTISDQGDPPSQSIEGSMSPESDVDTTSTVSQADGARKVVQKRRTLAGQLKERTVVCSSSKGPAAARETQERRVKTRASGPPQPSRPWTSQDLTDDDVNSNSLLSDSQPTSTQESRSSHARVQTGCPTVGASTKSSRAKITQAPATSAASKTTSVTKPRPTRASLLRRARLGDSSDTEPADFDRMSVASEASTASSTSRTGLARRGMSRIEALAQPRRPRVGSPSAQSDSEATVTRSRGLGARSAAGDYAIRQGPRGSNVTSLSGPRARANSASKLPDKNKGTASYGHATPGSGTRWRRVPVEYASTSEDEYGSNRHISKQGHTRPFPSTRVAQLGGSAPATPNPAGLATVKQHSREQDEYMRDWTAHSEEIARISQDLAKDLAMLAREIHDVAGEIDSVSPAATDPGTLLEERVFDESLDMGGPSTEHGSIMGTNGRSVELRPRGSSGQSSRSIRRQTWNRDDAVLDSLLLASVTQLSTRIRQSVDKTTCKIRILFKDKEQKWEEIENKLQAEHDSLLLKSSNKEISTIIQDLKRVERQLLVIDIMVDPDGTLDALSNLGMTSPLTDQKISPGPQQGVSVLHPGADSSSTTLSSARPEGLATEPCGLSDHGPVTGQDPRPEQSSRSYN, from the exons ATACCAACCTGTTCACTGTGGTTCGAGGGGAGATGCATATTCCAGAGGAGGCCCTTAAG CATGAGAAGTTCAGCAGCCAGCTTCAGCTGAGCCAGAAGAAACCTCCAGACGGTGAATCATCTAAATCTGAGGGGAAACCTTCCgaggctgcagcagcacaagTGTGCGAAGGGGCCGCCAAGCCCCCGGAGGCCAGCAGGGTGGACGATAAGACGACAG GGGACCTAGCAGTGTTGCACAGAGGCACGCCCCTCTATGGCCAGCCCGCCTGGTGGGGAGATGGAGATGCTGATGACCAGCAACCAGGGAGACCTGAGGAAAAGAGCTCAGATCGGAAGCAAGAAAAAGTTGAAACGG ACAGCAAGAAAAGCACAGAGGCCCCAAAGTCTACTTCCAATCAGGAGCCTAGCTACTTCGAGATCCCAACCAAGGATACTCCATCAACAGGTAAAGTGAGTGGTGAAGCCCCCTCACAAGAGCAAGAGGCTGGTGCGTCTTCTGGTGCAGAGCCCACCCATGGCCATGCCTCCTTCACCATTGAGTTTGACCCTGGGGCTACAGGTAAAGCGACCGTCAAAGATCGAGTGGCAAAGGTGGGACCGGAGACCAGGCCACGTCCTAAAAGGGCTGTCGGAGAGGAGCTGAGTCCACTTCAGACAGCCATGGTAGCAGCGGAGGTCAAAGTTGCCGACTGGCTGGCTCAGAATGAGCTGCCGTTGGCTCTGAAAGACACTGTAGCAGAGGATGACGGGGAAAGTGTGAAGAGTGATGTGCCTGTACAACTGAAGAGTcttaaag GCAGTAAACATGAGGACGGTACTCAGAGTGACTCAGAGAACGCACTTGGAGAGCAACGCAGGGCTGCAACAATGGAGGAACACTCATGGGGACTTTGGGGCGGTGCAGGGATGAAGATCAGAGAGGGTCGTGCTAACGTACCAGAGGGGCTCTTTGCAGAGGAGGACAGTCCTGCTCGTCGTCGCAAGTCTTCGACTTCCAAAGTGGCAAGTGGATTTGTTGAGAGGCGACGTGGCTCTGCACCACATCAGCAGAGTGGCCGTGATGAGTGCTATCACCACAGGGATGATTATAGTGACAGAGGGACCTATACCATTGAGCTGGAGAATGGAGatcaggaagaggaagaggctAGGAAAATGATTGACAAG GTGTTTGGTGTGGATGAGcagcaggctgtgtgtgtgtccagagtGGGGGTAGCTGACCAAAGAGAGAGGTTTACCTCCCAGAGGTCTGGTACCGGAGACAGAGGAAAGCCTGGACGCATGGAGACAGAG GTACTACCTGAGGAATTGATGGTTGGTGGTCCTCGCTGGGTCTCACAGTGGGCTACTCTAGCTGCCAGTCACATTAGGACAGACCCTGAGGGGTCAGGAGGGGAAAGTCACATCATGGTCACAGAGGACAGAG cTGAAATAAGTGAGTCCAGCCACTCAATCTCAGAGCGTAAGAGGAGAACTCTACCCCAGCTGCCTGGTGAGGAGCTCATTCTAGGTAGGAGGACCCCAGGCTCAGGCCTACGTACAGATATGGGAGAGAAACAGGACACAGAGCTACAGGAGAAGGAGAACCAGGGGGAGAAAATTGCCAGGGGAAAGAATCGGCCTGGTCATGGCACTGGAGGTGTGGGCAGTCATGGCGGTAGCCCAAGCCGCTCTTCACCCGCCAAGTCGCAGGACAGTGGTGGCGGAAGATCAGGCCAGTCAGGTGTGTTGACTAAGCTCCCCCCTCGTCCGCTGACCAGTGGGGAGAAAAGAATGGAGGAGGCACGGAGGAggaaaaaggaagaagagaagtcTAGGGAAAGTAGTGGGAAACCATTGCTGAGGCAGGAGAGTTTTACTGTGGAGAAACCGAGCTCCAACGTGCCCATTGAGCTCATACCTCGCATCGAtggtctcacacacagcagaacTCAGAGCAGGGAGTCTGGCATTGACAGCACCACACTGCAGAAAGACTCAGAAGCTGTGGCAGCCTTTTTAGAGACGACCATATCAGACCAAGGTGATCCACCAAGTCAGTCCATTGAGGGCTCCATGTCACCAGAGTCAGATGTGGATACGACCAGCACAGTAAGCCAGGCTGATGGAGCGAGAAAAGTAGTCCAGAAACGTCGGACTCTTGCAGGACAGCTGAAGGAGAGAACAGTAGTTTGCTCATCCAGCAAAGGCCCCGCTGCAGCCCGAGAGACCCAGGAAAGGAGGGTCAAAACCAGGGCATCTGGTCCTCCACAGCCCAGCCGCCCCTGGACTTCCCAGGACCTCACTGATGATGATGTAAACTCCAACTCACTCCTCTCTGACTCCCAGCCCACCTCTACACAGGAATCTAGAAGTTCACATGCCAGAGTCCAGACTGGGTGCCCAACAGTGGGGGCTAGCACTAAGTCTAGTCGGGCTAAAATCACCCAGGCCCCAGCTACTTCTGCAGCCAGTAAAACCACCAGTGTTACCAAGCCCAGGCCCACCAGGGCATCCCTGCTGCGGCGAGCCCGGCTGGGGGACTCATCAGACACCGAACCTGCGGATTTTGACCGGATGTCGGTAGCCTCCGAGGCCTCCACTGCTAGTTCCACATCCAGGACGGGCTTGGCAAGAAGGGGGATGTCCAGGATAGAGGCTCTGGCACAGCCAAGGAGGCCGAGGGTGGGCTCACCGTCAGCCCAAAGTGACTCAGAGGCCACTGTGACAAGGAGTAGAGGTCTGGGGGCACGAAGTGCTGCAGGTGATTATGCCATCAGACAAGGACCGAGAGGGTCTAATGTGACTTCATTGTCGGGACCCAGAGCTAGGGCTAACAGCGCCTCCAAGCTGCCTGACAAGAATAAAGGCACCGCCTCCTATGGACATGCCACACCTGGGT CTGGCACTCGGTGGCGCCGCGTCCCTGTGGAGTATGCTTCCACCTCAGAGGACGAGTATGGCTCAAACCGCCACATATCCAAACAGGGCCACACACGGCCATTCCCTTCAACTCGGGTAGCCCAGCTAGGAGGTTCAGCCCCAGCAACTCCTAATCCTGCAGGCCTTGCTACCGTGAAGCAGCACTCCAGGGAACAGGACGAGTATATGAGAGACTGGACAGCACACAGTGAGGAAATAGCCAG GATTAGCCAAGACCTAGCCAAAGACCTTGCCATGCTTGCCAGAGAAATTCATGATGTAGCAGGAGAGATCGACTCAGTCAGCCCTGCAGCTACTGACCCTGGAACTCTG TTGGAGGAGCGTGTATTTGATGAGAGCTTGGATATGGGCGGTCCTTCTACAGAGCACGGTAGCATCAtgggaaccaatgggcggtCTGTGGAGCTTCGACCCCGAGGCTCCAGTGGACAGAGCTCCCGCTCGATCCGCAGACAGACATGGAATAGAGATGAT GCGGTGCTAGACAGCTTACTGCTAGCATCTGTGACTCAACTCTCCACAAGGATACGTCAGTCTGTTGACAAAACAACTTGCAAAATCAG GATCCTCTTCAAGGATAAAGAACAAAAATGGGAAGAGATTGAGAACAAACTGCAGGCAGAGCATGACTCCTTACTACTCAAGAGCTCCAATAAG GAGATATCAACCATTATTCAAGACTTAAAAAGAGTGGAAAGACAACTTCTTG TAATCGACATTATGGTGGACCCAGACGGCACCCTGGATGCTCTGTCCAATCTGGGCATGACCAGCCCTCTGACTGACCAGAAGATCAGCCCTGGGCCGCAGCAGGGGGTGTCGGTGTTGCACCCTGGAGCTGATTCTTCCTCCACCACACTCTCTTCCGCCAGGCCTGAAGGACTGGCCACTGAACCTTGTGGACTCTCAGATCATGGACCGGTGACAGGGCAAGACCCACGGCCCGAACAGAGCTCTAGATCCTACAACTGA